The DNA sequence AATTTCTACAGAGATTAGGGGAGCCGTATCTACCAAACTTACGAAATGTTTTCTTGGCCTATTGAGGTGGTGACAAATTTAACTCAAGTGTCCAGAGTTGGGGGCAAAACCTTTGCCGTAGGATTGCACAATTCTAATACTTTTTGTTGTTTGGGTTTTGCAGATCGTATGCAACAGTCTTTGTATCGTTTTACTACCACTGTTCCTTTGTCTGTTGGTTAACATTATCTTGATCTCTTATTATTATTCAGGTATAACTGCTAGAGTTTATTAACTTGGTCTTTGGTTTTCTCTATAtacattgttttctttttttgtattAAGTTTATAGTTTCTGTAACCATGGTGGTCTTGAATTGTctaaattctgttgtttgattctGTAGACACTAGAAACGGTGTGCTATCAGCTTCTGTAACTGTGGGTTCAGGTATGAATTTGACACCTGTATGAGTTGTATACATTCTTACTGCAATGAACATTCAAAAGTTACCCGCAGCAGATGGTTCAATTCTTAAGATTTGTTGATATCCTGCATTTCTATTTTATCTagatcaggaaaaaaaaaacaataagtgGAAGAGAACTATGTTTGTATTCCTTAATTTTAGATTTTGTGATTGGAGTTCAAATTCAAATTATTGTGTTGATAGGTTGTTGAAAGGGTTAATTAACAACTGAGTGTTGGTTCGGTTCAATGTTGTGAATTCTGGATAGTTTGATAGCAGACATAATGTTATGGTTGATTACCTAGAAAACAGAGTTTGTTTGAGACTTATTCTTCACTTTGACATCACTCATGACTTTAATTTCTAAACCCTTTTTTAGACGAAGCTTTTGAGTTAAAGTTAGCAGTTTGACTGTACAACTAATTGCCTTAAATGTTTAGCTAAAAGTGAATAACTTAGTTTCATTGatgatttatattttttttgtgtatGGAGAAAGAAGTAAGGAATCTGACTTCAATAGATAGTGAACAAATGTTTACtgtttatctttttctttctgcctTTTTTATGTGATTACAAGTGTTAATTTTTGTATAGAcaaatttaatttcatcaaaaattttCCAATATATAGTCATGTTTAATTTATAGATTGTACATTGATTTGCAGATTATAAAAGCATAATCATTTAACGTTTTCAAGTCATTTATCTTTTTTGATACAGTTATGGCGTCAAAGATGAGATGCAGCAGAACAAAAAAATTGCTACAACAAGGTCATGCTGAAAATTATAATGATCAAAGGAGAATGGAAGAAATGTATAATCATCAGAATTTTGTTTCCAGTACAGTTCAAAGTGAAGGTTCTGTTTCTAAGAGAGGTCAACATTCTGAGGTTAAATCAAGGACATCAACACGTGGTGAGTGTGTATTATCAAATTTTAAATGTTCATTCAAATGAATATTTAAAGTAACTAATATTGTTTAAATTTGGTTGCAGCATTTGAGTTAGCAATGACAGAACAGAATCAATGTCTACACAGTCAGTATAGTTCTGTATGTCAAAATGTGAATATATCTGAACATCGGAACAACCGATTTAGAGGTGAGTTTGTTCGGTCATATAAACCTGTATCTTCGTACTAACACATTGATTTTACAATGCTGATTTGTTTATGTTGATTTTCAAATGCAGAAACATTGGAGCATTCAGAAAGTAGTAGTTCTTCTCAATTTGTGCAGACCGATGAAATTAGAGGTATAGTTTTTCCAACTGATCATCAGTTAAAATTTTGAGAATGTAACTAATCTTTATCTAGATTGTGACTAATTTTTTACGGAATTGCAGATTCAGATCAATATTCACATTCATTTGGGCAAGCATCATATCAAAGAAGTAGACAAGGTTATTTACAGTTAATTTTAGTTGTTGCTTTTAGAAAATAACAGTTGTATAAATTgtttacaaaaaattaaattgcAATCGCAGGATTGATCGTCACATATCAAGATTCTGGTGATAATGTGTACACATGTAGTCATTGCAATGCCTGTTTTTGGTCTGGAGAAGCACTTAAACGATCCACTTCAAATGGACCTCTTATATATACAAATTGCTGCAGAAGAGGTCAAATCAAACTTGGACAATCAAAACCAACTCCTGCTTTTCTTGAAAGATTATTAGATCCAAATAATGGTCCACAAAGCAGaacttttagagaaaatattaGAGTTTATAACTCAATGTTTTCATTTACATCAATGGGAACAGCAATTGATCAGAAAATAAATACTGAATTAGGTCCTTATGTTTTTAAAATTAGCGGTCAAGTACACTATTTAATGGGTTTTATATTACCTTCTGATGGACTATGTCCTCAATATGCTTAATTATACATATACGATACAAAAATTGAGATTTCAAATCGTCTTAATGCTATTGATCCGACACATGTTAATGCAAATATCAAATCAGACATTATCGAAGGTCTTATAAAAATGTTTGATCAGATCAATGAATTAGTAAAAGAATTTCGAATAATAAGAGATAAATTTGATAGTCATTCTTTGCCTTCATTAAATATGAGTATGCTCAATCGTCAACCTACAGATAGTAAGCAATATGAATAACCAACAACTGAAGAAATTGGTGGTTTAATAGTTGGTGATATTGGAGAGCATAATTCAAATAAAGATAtaattattgaattaaataatgGACATTTACAACGTGTTTCCAAAATACATCCAAAATATATGTCATTACAATATCCAATACTTTTTCCATATGGTGAAGACGGATACAAAATAAATTTACAAATGCAACAAATTACAGGAACCTGTACACAAAAAAGACAAAAGATATCAATGCGAGCTTATATTACATATCAAATCTAAGATAGAAATAATGAAAAGAGTACTTTATTAAAAGGTGGACTATTATTTCAACAATTTTTAGTTGATGCTTATGCCACTGTTGAAGAAAATCGTTTAGATTGGAttagaaaaaatcaaaataatctCCGAAGTGAAATTTTTAAGGATGTTTGCACTTCATCTTAAGCTGGAATTCGTAAAGGTCATGACTTAggacaaaaaattattttactgAGTTCTCATACTGGAAGTCCTCGAGATATGATTAACAACTACCAAGATGCTATGGCAATTTGCAGACAATACGGTAATCCCGATTTATTTATAACTTTTACTTGCAATGTGAAATGGCCAGAAATGGAAAGATATTTTAAAACCAAGCCCAAGTATAAAGCTGAAGATAGACCTGACATAATTTCAAGAATGTTTCAAATAAAATTACAAGACATGATTAATTATATCAAATCTGGAGAAccttttggagaaattgaggcAGATGTTCACACAATAGAGTTTCAAAAAAGAGGACTTCCTCATGCTCATATGttattttggttaaaaaaagaTTACAAATGTTATACAGCAACTGATATAGATTCTATTATTTCAGCGGAATTACcagataaaaatgttaatcCAGAACTTTTTGCaattgttagtcaatttatgattCATGGACCTTGTGGACAGATAAATCCAAAATCTCCTTGCATGAAAGGTGAAAAATGTTCGAAATTTTTTCCAAAGGCGTATAATACAAATACTATATTTGAAACAAACATGCCTTCAATATACAAACGTCGTGATGATCATACAAAATTTGTAATAAAAAACAATATACATATTGGAAATAATTTTGTTGTTCCTTACAATTCAAATTTATTGCTGAGATATAATGCTCATATTAATGTAGAGTCATGTTCTCAatctatgttaattaaatatttatttaaatatattgaTAAGGGCCCAGCTCAAGCTCGAATTTTACTGTATGAAAACCTAAATGATGAAATTACAACTTATCTTAATTGTCGATATTTAACTCCTCATGAATCTGTGTGGAGACTATTTGAATATTCAATTCATTGTCAACATCCTACTGTGCAACATTTACATATTCATCTGCCTTTAGAACAGAATATTGTTTTTAATGAGTTTTAATCTCTTGAATcaatagttaaacaaaaatgtACAGAAGATACTATGCTTACTGGTTGGTTTAAAGCAAATTCAACTTACTCAGGAGCATCTGAATTAACTTATACAGAATTTCCAACTAAATTTGTTTGggacaataaaaaaaatgttggaCACCACGGAAACAATGTCAGACTATTGGCCGAATAATACATGTACCTCCTACATCAAGTGAATTATATTTTATGAGAATGTTATTAAATATTCAAAAAGGTTGCCGCAATTATGATTCAATAAAAACTATTAATGGTATTATATACACTTCTTATCAAGAAGCTTGCCGCGTTTTGGGTTTATTAGGAGATGATAAAGAATGAACTGAAGCATTAGCAAACTCTTTACATGCCGCAACAACTTCTGAAATTCGTCAACTCTTTGCTACAATAATTATGTTCTGCGATGTTGCAAAGCCTGAAATGTTGTTAAATTCATATTGGTTAAATATGTGTGACGATATTTTATATAAAGCTAGAGTTGAAGTTGGAAATCAAAATCTTACTTTGCCAGAATTAGAATTAAAAAATAAAGGATTAAATTTtgcttactaccttgtactttcaagggttcatcagttcagtccctgcagttctaatttaatcagaaaagtcattgcactctccaatttcatcaaatacaTCCAATTCGTCACCATTCCGTCAATTTTTgctgttaaaatgctgacgtgggACCTTCTCATAGGAAATTCCCAAACTACCCAGCGCTAGACAGCCCGCTGACACATCAGTGTTATGAATGCAGATGgatagtttggaaattttcccggaaaattgacggaatataATGacagattggatcgatttgatgaaattggagagtgcaaggacttttctgattaaattagaagtgcagggattgaattgatgaacccttgaaagtgcagggtagtaagcagaatttagtccAAAAATAAACTATTATACGAATTAGAACAAATATTTAACATATCATCAAGTTCATTAAAAGATCATCGCTTGCCAATGCCTAATACAGATCGAATATTAGATTTAAATAACAGATTATTAAAAGAAGAATTAGATTATGATTGTCTTCAATTAAAACGTGAACACACAAATTTAGTAACTCAATTAAATACATGTCAAAAAATTGTCTATAACGAGGTTATTAAAGCAATCGAAGAAAAAACATGTAATacattttttgttcattttttttttttgaatagaaattgatatcattagaatCAATAGCCCGGAATTCAGCCAATGGCTAGAGTCTAGCTGCACTTACAAAAAGATAGCtggcaagaaaatccggaacCCTAATCTAAGCAAAGCAAACTCATTGCAAATCACTGGTAAGCTCGCTATAATTAGCGAACTTATAGACAAAGAAACTCCAAagtcttctagggcaaaatcataTTCTAACCTCCCATTAGCCAATCACGTAATTGTGGTACCAATAGAAAGTCACTTCCTAGCCAACAAATAAGAGCAACTCCTTATCCATAAACCGCTTGAACGCCAATCTTGttccagataattaccaactcccaTAACAGTCTTGATCCGAAACGATTGGTTCTGGACCAAAAGTCGACCTGAAAGCCCAAGAATGTCCACATCTCAGGCCAGGCCCACCTTCATTACTAAGTGACAAATGAGGGTGGTAAAGCACCCTCCCTACTGGCCCATAACAGAAAACCCAACAACTCAAACTTGAGCCTAGGCCCAAAGACCCAAACCCAACTCTGAGTAAAGTGAGCAGCAACCCAATTATGCTGCCGCCCCATCACCACCGTCACCAATCTCTCCGGTGGCCGGCCTCTCCAGCACTGCATCACCGT is a window from the Rosa chinensis cultivar Old Blush chromosome 2, RchiOBHm-V2, whole genome shotgun sequence genome containing:
- the LOC112184582 gene encoding uncharacterized protein LOC112184582 produces the protein MASKMRCSRTKKLLQQGHAENYNDQRRMEEMYNHQNFVSSTVQSEGSVSKRGQHSEVKSRTSTRAFELAMTEQNQCLHSQYSSVCQNVNISEHRNNRFRETLEHSESSSSSQFVQTDEIRDSDQYSHSFGQASYQRSRQGLIVTYQDSGDNVYTCSHCNACFWSGEALKRSTSNGPLIYTNCCRRGQIKLGQSKPTPAFLERLLDPNNGPQSRTFRENIRVYNSMFSFTSMGTAIDQKINTELGPYVFKISGQVHYLMGFILPSDGLCPQYA